DNA from Aphis gossypii isolate Hap1 chromosome 3, ASM2018417v2, whole genome shotgun sequence:
gaaaaacaaatcatacatgacacaaaaatgataataaaattattgtaaaaagtattcataaatatatttattcgaaATGGGAAgaataagtataacataaatgtttagtttcatgttcaactaaaaattaaagtgaatATTATAACCGATGCTAGTAGAATCATAAAACAAGTACAGAAcagtttaagtaataattattataaaaatgaattttaaaaaacaaaatacataccCTTTCTGGCAAAACAATACCGATTTCTTCCATTGCAAATTTTCGtattaaaactgtaataagtgtaattaaatattaaaacttcgTTTGATTGTCTATTTGTCTACACTCTGAAGAGAGGaatatgattattgttattttgctTTTCTTTACGTTATCAAAATGATTAATCAAAATTggaatgataataaaacataacctCAAAGAATCCAATATCTTTGTTGTACAAACGTCGTACGAACTAGGTTACCAGTAACACAGTTTTGTGGAATGAAATTGTTACCAAAATGGCGAGGGAAATTCAAAGTATCCGCCAccatgtacaaaataataataataatagttcgcTTGTCCAGTAAACACGACGCCGATGTCAACTCGCTACGTTGTCGCTGTCACTGTGGATATACCGAATTTTGAGTTTAGTGTATgtcaatttcataatattttactaactttTGAACTGTGGTCCACATgtcgatttaatattattttacggaCCAACTTATCCaagtcattatattttataataagtaagtacatcataatttaaaatattattgtaggatTGTAACTgcaataagataaaataaactaatgagAATAGTGCCATAAAATGGACGTGTTATTGACAATTGGTATATTTGTGAGTTGTAATGACATTGgagtagtataaaaataatattaaagaatagatgtgttaaaaaaattcatcgtgagtcttaatattattcaaaattgaaaagatttatgagttatataattaaaatataaacaatcgtaattataatttttatgtgagCATAAATAGCGTTATATCttcataattttgatagtttttgatagatataataaaataactaaacttctcaattgtttgaaataattcgaaaaaactaactaaaatgaattaggtaaatatatactataatattattattgatcaatcatatttattaaagtttatagtAGATGGTACTgttataggtagtaggtacattaaactataggtactaaatagttatttatataatatcaatatggtatacctataactaaatttatattttattggatagACCATTTAGGTAGCAAGTTTGTTACTTGATCTTTGtcattatgattattgattttattcaatttataatgatttataattttaagaataatataatagtatgaattatttgttttacttagAAACTAACTTAACTAACTTAAAAACACACCAAATTCAATGCATTtgctaaaactataaatatatttattaacttttatacttCAATGTATTACCTACCGAACCTAttacagtttatatttatagccttataggtagatatgttttatatacataggtacaatatacctacttgaaaaatatgtataatactttattattataaaaagtgtgGTAGGTAcctttaatattatggtaggtaaaaaaaaaatgtgaattattttatgtagtttCGAAATTTGTCTAGCAAATGTTgccatacaatttaaatgatgttatttaacaattattataacacgtgatacattgaattgaaaaatgaCAATTGAAGTTTGCCTAAAATAGGTAGATATTtcgaaaatgtgttttttgttacaataattttaccataataaattactattaataaatagtaaattacctaactaattaactacaattacctaatattattgttattgtactaATATCCCGTTACAATAAATGAATGATATGGGTAAAAAGTTttcatacctaattaaatatactttaaatgtaGGTAGTCTACGCCTTACggaatattagtatatatatatatatatatttcaagagtttgaaatattagtataatattgataattataaataggtacctatgttcttaaaaaaaataataggtaataatgctaatgaataatgatacaatTAGTAATctgtttaagtatattatctattatctatactaataaaaattatttatttaactatttataatataattataatttaatttaatttattaaataaatatgagatattttacaaacatatttgatttttttacaggaaagattaattaggtattttgagaatttttttttataattttatattactgtatacctactggctactatacctacatttttcaaaatacctatcacaattaaagatatatctttaatcgtgGTACCTATTccgtttttaactataaaattaatgctatagaggtttatatttaaaaatcaaaatgtatcaCTATATAATTCCATTAaggttctaaaaaataaaataaaggtaatataaattgtataaattatacgtagATAAAACTGATTatcaattaacataatttaaaaaaaaaaaattgtttgaaacttCAAGCAACTGGGTACTGATGTGTTGTATAGTAGATGTTTAATGCAAGTTGCTGTatctaataaatgttttaaactcgaattcgattaaaataccaatattattatacacagaaAACGTTTCTAAGCGGAGACGTCAGGCTATATCACGaactatatttcataatatgtttttcttttgttattgtattttttattttactattagtaatatacttatacaattacGATTGGTTGATGagatttttgtcaaaatcataaaatttataaatattctcaatgtttaattattctagGTTAGGCcatattaaactattgttattaacttttgattCAATTCTGCTTTATTGTAAAACCATGTGAATGTATTCatgataacttataaaatcatctacatatttaagaaatttcattgaaaaatttataatattgttttaaattcaaatgtttagacaaaaaaaaatatgcttttatatttttttgatattttattttgagtatgAACTACTTATGAAGtactttcaattaatttttcaagttagttataaaaattaaatatttcatcaatttGTGACCAAAATAATTGGCATAAGttcatgattttgatgaatttaatcaaaattttaacttttatatattataaacttaaataaaaccgtgactattatttatttttgatatattatttcactacCAACTATATTAACAActtcatatattaaattttcaagctaAAGTAAATGGTTTGGTTAATCATGATGTCTGGAACAGAAACTAGTACAAAACGTAGATATTAAcgaagtttttgaaaatttgaaacctTCAAAGCATTGAGACCAGCTTACCAGTTACCGTTAATTGGCTTACcgaagttttaaaatagatatatactAAAACGAATGTTGCCAAATTGCGGCTCGAAGCCGCATGTAGCTCTCGTCATAGTCAGATGTAGCTCacgtcttatttataaaatcaaaatttacttgctattgttataaatttaaattttttaataagcatttattaaaatttatcaaattatataaaatttatttataaatattttggcttTTGGGCTTTTGgcataattgtatttgtccACGTGGCTCGCAAACACACTCGTAACAACACtcgcaaatattttttaaattaaatgaccTAGTAATTGTGTACTTAGTTAGCGAGatcaattgtatattatgatatcaatgtatatgtaaaaatcattatttaaaatagtagtatcttaaaaaataagatacgattatagaaaaaacatttataaatatactatatagtatctacctattgtttgtttttaatactataaaaaccaaaaatttaaaataattatacattttaatttgaactaattttgaataaaaataaaactaaaataaaatctaaaaaaatatgttgttaatTTCAGAACTAAGCATGGAGTCTTGGAAAAAAGTATGCATAATAGTATCAGTGTATGTTGTACTTCGTGAATTCCGCCCAATAGatccttttattattaagtatataacgtCTCTTCCAGAAAAATACACTATTAAAACAGTAAGTTCATCAACATTAATGACCCTAGATTAGTTGTATTTATAGACCATAGATTTTTGTAATcttcatacatttaaataatataatatattatatagtcgtaAAAAAGGAATGCATATATTAgtcattattatcttataatattttttttaatttataatgttgatttaaatacattttttatactttcatgaaatacaattgtttttattttttaatcattatccattgcaaagtaaaataacagaaaaccatatagaatttaaaatttacaatatatacttacaatcaATCCCTGCACAGAGATTATTCAATGTACATATAAAGTCAGCATTAATAACTACTTcatattacttatacataactcattttataattttaatatagattagAGAAGAGGTTTATCCTATGAGTAGTTACGTTAGCGTGTTATTCATAGTAATCCTATTCCTCATTACTGATTATCTACAATACAagccaataataattttaaatggattATCTGGAATTATGTCTTACAGCTTACTATTAGGATCTccaacaatatttgtattgaaagtaagtatatttaccTACCTCTTGTctcgtttaaatttattgtggaattgtttttttcttatagaaCAAATTCCAActcatttaaaacttataatttttattttttagtcaagtcaaatatttttaatgcttttTAGAGCAGCTGAAGTtgcacattatacatatatgtttgCAAAAATTGAGAACAAAGATCAATATCAAATTGctacttgtataataaaaatttcaattatgatTGGAAAAAGTAGTTGTGGCATAATAGCACAAGttcttatatcatataatattgtaagataCGTATGTTTACTCTACCTAAGTATACTTGGTAAGtaaatactacattatatgggttttaatttttatgttgttttaaacatcagttttaatcaaatatatatatattaatatacaaattaatatacttgtacaacattttttaaaatacatttattcttaacatattaataggtaattattatgcataaatgtatgtataaactataaatagttataagatGATTCTTTTaaaggatttttttaaaaattattacgtattatggattatatatattatatatgtaatttaaagtgattaagtaggaaattaaaaaaaaaaaaaaaaatattgtttaaatgatcacatacatttattatatttcttacatacatttatacattcatattcCTAATCAGAATATATTTCCGTTAAAACCAGCAAAGTAAAGTGTAATATACCATTACAAtaatgcttataaattatatgtataactaattaacctcaaattattattgaaaaaaatataatctacttgggaatctaatattaaaaatatgtactgcAAGTTACAGGCAGTGTATTTTGTTGTAGTATCAACTATCAAGGCCGTAGCCAGCGGGagggtttaatataatatatttatactccaTTTATAACCCCCCCCCCTCccccaaaaaataaatatttttctggctACGGTCTTGCTAACTATCAACCTATACTGTCTAGTCTGTGTACACTATATACACTGTACACTTAAACttacacttaaaaaatttgttataggGATGATTTTAACTACGATCTGGTCATTAATTATGCCACCAGTTaagtttagtttatatttttataaagaaaaagatagtacaattattcaaacaaaaatcaatgaaTCTACTAATGTGaatctagataaaaaaaatataaaagtgtgtaaaatatatttttttttaaacaataatatgatatttacggTGCTGTTGGCTATATAAATACagaattacttaataaaaatgaaattctcTGAAGTTATTCAAAAGTTGTGGGATGATTTTAATGTAGCATATACGGATgctaatgtatttaaatggtCAGTTTGGTGGTCGTTGTCATTTAGTGGTTATgtattggtaaatattattaatttttaaaacttgttcattttatatttttatacaataactgatataaatttactattttacaacTAATCATAGTTTTATGTGAGACTGAATTTTTTAGGTTTCCCATTATATTCAACTTCATTGGGAAGAAATTGAGCCTCACAGTGAACAAAGCCCTCTAAACGGTGCAGTTGAATCATTGGCTACACTATTaagtaaacaaatacaaatttatttttatatatttaaatatacttatattacattacactACTAgagttcaaaatgtattaattaagacctaagattttaatgttaaatgtttaaactgtttttaataacatttattgattctattgattaatcaatatattttttttaaataatttttaaatgttttgattatattatagtacggatagtaggtatattgataattataaaattgttttaaacatatcAAGGCGCTGCAACTATATATGCGATTGGAAGAGTTAACGGAGATTGGGACAAGTATAGAGACATTATAATGGCAATAGTAGCTATGGGACTTGGAgtcatgttatattttctttcattGACTAAATCTTTAACAAAgtcatatgtatattacataatattctgttGCACATATCAGACTATGGCAACAATATCaaggtataataacaattatgtaatatttagaaaatcatttattttggcTAATAATAATCcagtgataaaaattaatttacttttgttttaaataatatatattataatgtaacatatagattataatacatagaaaGTATATTTAGTcggtataaatatcaaatatatttttagcgcAGGAGTTGccaaatttttgaaaaggaATTGCTATGCTTTAATATTTGGATTTAATAAGTTGATtggatacattttaattattatattcaccaTTATCATCGTTGAAGATAAATTATTCTCTTTCGACATTCGTCAACAGGTAAaacatgtattaatatttatattgtataaccaAAAGCTTTTAAGCATAAGgagattgataaaaaatactatacaatagatatattatattgtataatattagttaaaaggTACGGTTATAGCCATACCGCTTAATCTATTTGCATCAAATATATGGTGCgtaagaaaattaaacagatacctttaatacctataagatatgaaatgtataaaagtttCTTAGTAAAAGCCAGAATTTgatcagaaaataatttagcaagcatattaaaaatattaatcgaatgtattatacaattattaatattatgttaaaatacaacttgagtatttaattttttttcagtttttaatctACAGTGTGTATTTTATGTTCTtgggatgtttttttttattaatggctTTCATGTCATTCAGGcgactatgaaaaaaaatgaattattgtcGTAACGTGTTTATAAGTACACCTACAAATAAAGTGTGCATTTCATAAGTgctttatttgatataataatataatagctatgaatacattttattttttttttgattttacaggagtcattatattatattattatagtacacatAATTTCTATCATTCGTGAAATTATGTGTCAATATGTTTAGTTGAAATCTATAAACcagttagtaaattatatgttcTTAAGCCTATGTGTAAAATTATTCACGATAACAAtcattagaataattaatttaccgtatgaaaacattgtatttttttttttttatatccaactaaatctaaaaatgtttaagattattcataggtattttattatatatatatatatgtttactgtttagtTTTGTTGATTTTCACTATAcccttaatataattaaacataacttattgatttttatttatttaggtatcttatttaaattatataattgaatatttcttataatcatatcatgtataatatttatttttttaaataaattacacttaacagaaaatataggtgtattaatatttatcaacacCTAAACCTAATGTAttgtattctttaaaatacttttagatcaatgtttttatgtttacctGATTCTTGATCAGCGTTTCCCAAACTGTGTTTCCGCTGGGTCCACATGTGTACCGGAGGGGATCCCTGGACGTAAATTGAAAGTACTACataccataatattgtttgtaatattataaatataaaaacgaaaaatttatttttattaaggagGTCcgcaatcatttttattatctctAAGGGCTCCGGCAGAGAAAAAGTTTGGGAAACTCTTGTTTTAGTTAAAACtgataatgattttgaaatataagataaaattgtaattaatcaaataaaatttatttcattttaaaaattataccaaaataGATAACTACTTTTACTAAAAAGTATccttagtatttactattgtatatgtatacaaactttcatataaacttaattttcacgttaattaaattaacgttTCCTAGCGGACAACGCCTACGCTAAAACATACTTATCAACTTatcaagttaaatttataatttgttaactgttaacttttaacttatcgATATTGTATCCTCTTAACTTAACttgagttaattattttcattaacttgcTCacctttacctatatataactaataaagtgATGACAATTTATTGTCTTTTTTcgtatattacttaatttgtaCACTTCGAAGATACCTCACTAAATAAaaggtacatactacatagtatatactatataaatatacagttatttttgtagtaaTCACAATAAGTACAATGAATGTACGtccataaaaacaaattgtaatcTTAATCAACTAGGCAGTCCGCagataacgaaaataataaaatactatatctCGATAGTAGATTCAGATATTCTCactatgagttttttttatatatagttgcGATTAAAGTATGCCAATTTCTGCATTAAGAAATTCATCAACCACCGCAGAGTGTACGTATTCGCAGAAGTGTTtgcatttgtatttaaaattaattcttaaatatagaatttatgaataatgaagaaaattgtcgtattaagttttaaattcggatttcaaaataagttgacaaaatgtaaattatattataaaaatataaaataataaatatatttataaaagtataatacataaccaTGAAagtgacaataataaaaacttaatccACAGAAATTGagcaatagttaaaaataaaaattgaaattacctTTGAAAATAATCAGGAATTTGACATCGAGTCACAGCAATTTTAAGTGGAAAttcgtatacctatatcagAAACACGATAATTTAAACAGGTCTGCTAGATTGAAtagggtataatatatagtttttatgtcTTATAAACACGTCttgttgaaatataatagAGCGCTAAAATCTTAGTGAAGGTATGAGTTATATAGatttgtctaaatattttttcaaaacaatttaatatttacatttaaatatacaatttttttttgtattatttttgtttaagtttaatataaaattaaataataattaaattaataagtcaaacctaaaaatattatactttaaaaagaaGGTAAtcttattctaaaatttttcaaaaatcataaaaaaattattttacataaatacgtattagataatttatatgtgGGTCTAATCAAGTTCGACTATACCTAAGTAAAAAagtaaacttataattaaattgctgtttaaaatattatttctctatgcttaatatttttattcacgttgataaattattaagtagttATATATTGATGTAGAACtatttcgttttaatatagttttactgAAAAAAGTTGGCTCTACTGACCATCAATCGATAGTTTCAATGTTTCCCAgttcttatacatttatgaaataCTGAGCTTATATTGCACTGTACAATAgagttgtttatattttagtacgtTCAATGTGCCCCGATtatgtaagtaaataaaattatattttccattttttttttacagttatacagtttttata
Protein-coding regions in this window:
- the LOC114122123 gene encoding folate transporter 1-like, whose product is MSTRYVVAVTVDIPNFEFSVCQFHNILLTFELWSTCRFNIILRTNLSKSLYFIIKLSMESWKKVCIIVSVYVVLREFRPIDPFIIKYITSLPEKYTIKTIREEVYPMSSYVSVLFIVILFLITDYLQYKPIIILNGLSGIMSYSLLLGSPTIFVLKSSQIFLMLFRAAEVAHYTYMFAKIENKDQYQIATCIIKISIMIGKSSCGIIAQVLISYNIVRYVCLLYLSILGMILTTIWSLIMPPVKFSLYFYKEKDSTIIQTKINESTNVNLDKKNIKNYLIKMKFSEVIQKLWDDFNVAYTDANVFKWSVWWSLSFSGYVLVSHYIQLHWEEIEPHSEQSPLNGAVESLATLLSAATIYAIGRVNGDWDKYRDIIMAIVAMGLGVMLYFLSLTKSLTKSYVYYIIFCCTYQTMATISSAGVAKFLKRNCYALIFGFNKLIGYILIIIFTIIIVEDKLFSFDIRQQFLIYSVYFMFLGCFFLLMAFMSFRRL